ACCAGCAAACAAAAATGCCTCTTGCAAAATTACCGTCATATAACGTCGTAATTCCACTTGGGGAATCTCACGGATATCCACACCATCTATCAGAATCCGTCCTTGAGTTGGTTCATAAAGACGACACAACAGACGAATAATTGAACTTTTACCCGCACCAGTCGGACCAACTAAAGCCACCTTTTCTCCGGGGTGAATAGTGAAGTTTAAATTCTTAATAACGTAATCATTATCCTTATAAGCAAAAGCAACATCTTCAAACTTAATTTCTCCTAAAGCCGGAATAGGCGTAAAATCTTGAGATTCTAACTTAGGAACTATCTGATTTATATAGCCAAATTCAGAATTTACATTTGCAGCTTGAGTCCGAAAAGAATCTTTAATTTCTATCGGTTCATCTAAAATATCAACTACTCTTTCAATAGCCGTAAACCCAGATTGAATCACCGTAAACTTTTCCGCAAAATTCCGCAAGGGTTCAAAGAATTGTTGGGCATATAAAATAAATGCTGATAAAATCCCAAAAGAGATTTGTTTATCTAACAACAACCAACCACCTAACCATAAAACTCCAGCAATAGCCATTAAACCAACCCATTCCAAAGTTGAAGAAACTGCTGAATCATACCAAATGCTAGTATCTACTTCTTTGACATAACGTTGATTGGTAGCCCGAAATAACTCAGAATTAAATTTTTCGCGGCGGAATAATTGGACTACATTAATCCCGACAATATTTTCTTGCAGTTGAGAATTGAGTTTAGAAAGTTCTTCCCTGGTTTTATAATTAGCACTTCGATATTGCTGTTGAAAATAAATCATCAACCAAGTTACTGGAAACAGAATTAATATCAACAAAGAAGCAAGTTGCCATTGAATTGAAAACATCAATCCCACAATGACTACCATAGATAGTAAATCAGAAACAATGCCTACAGCCCCAGTGGAAAAAACATCTCCTAAACTTTCCACATCACTTGTTAATCTAGTAATCAACTTCCCTACAGGTGTGCGATCAAAAAAACGTACAGCTAAAGATGTAACGTGATGAAATAAATCCTCACGAATAGCCGCCGTCATTTTTTGTCCTAGTTTCTGAACTAAATAACCTTGTACACCTGTTAAGACTAAACGGAGAGTAGTTGCTATTAGCAACATGCCAATGAGAATATTTAAACCTTGCCATAAAGGTATATTTTGGAGAAATTGATATGTGTTAGGTTCTTTACGAATTAAAGAAATTGCCTGTCCCACTAATAGGGGTTTGATAGCACTAGCCACAGCAATAGGAACAAGCAGCAACATGGATACTGCTAATAGTTTGCCATGACGACGACCATAGGGGACCAAACGCAAAAATAACCGCCAGTCATTTTCTCGACGACGATATTCTGGATCTGATTTAACTGGAGATGGGGAGATGCTCATAAATGAAGATTTAGAAGGAAAATAATTTTAAATTCTGCCCTGGGAGACTAGTTTTTTTCAAAATTTAAGCCATTGATTTCTTGACATTTTGCCTGTGCTGCTTGATAAGCTGTCAAATATTCTAGACCTCCCAACATAACATCACCATAATAATCATAGGGGGCTTCACCATAAATAGGTAAAGGATCATCTTCTGGATAATCTTCTTTGGATTCTTCAATGATAGCTTTTAGCTTTTTGGCACTGAAACTTTGAGCAGAAAAATAATAAAGTTCCTGGGGATTTTTTTGCAGATAAGGGAATGTAGGATCTATGATCACATCATTAACTTCAATCCAACCATGTTCAATGGGTTTATATGGTTGACCAGCAAATACTAAAAAGCCTTGGACATACTTTGCCCCCTCAGTTATTAAAACAGCTTTATAAGCATTATCAAAAGGTTTTTTGGCCTTGCTTTTGATGGTTTTAGCAATTTCTTGGGATAGGGTTTCATCTAATAATTTGTTCATGGTTCAAGTTTTCCTTAACTTATCTTCCTAATCATTTCATAATTTCTGCTTCTCTAAGAGGTTGTTT
The window above is part of the Dolichospermum sp. DET69 genome. Proteins encoded here:
- a CDS encoding ABC transporter ATP-binding protein yields the protein MSISPSPVKSDPEYRRRENDWRLFLRLVPYGRRHGKLLAVSMLLLVPIAVASAIKPLLVGQAISLIRKEPNTYQFLQNIPLWQGLNILIGMLLIATTLRLVLTGVQGYLVQKLGQKMTAAIREDLFHHVTSLAVRFFDRTPVGKLITRLTSDVESLGDVFSTGAVGIVSDLLSMVVIVGLMFSIQWQLASLLILILFPVTWLMIYFQQQYRSANYKTREELSKLNSQLQENIVGINVVQLFRREKFNSELFRATNQRYVKEVDTSIWYDSAVSSTLEWVGLMAIAGVLWLGGWLLLDKQISFGILSAFILYAQQFFEPLRNFAEKFTVIQSGFTAIERVVDILDEPIEIKDSFRTQAANVNSEFGYINQIVPKLESQDFTPIPALGEIKFEDVAFAYKDNDYVIKNLNFTIHPGEKVALVGPTGAGKSSIIRLLCRLYEPTQGRILIDGVDIREIPQVELRRYMTVILQEAFLFAGDVKSNITLGDNYSFAEIQQAAEKTNVATFINQLPQGYDTQLRERATNLSSGQKQLLAFARAAIRNPQILVLDEATASLDVGTEALVQEALNQLLVQRTSIIIAHRLSTIRNVDRIFVLKRGELIEQGSHEELLQQQGFYATLHNLQMLGA